A window of Heteronotia binoei isolate CCM8104 ecotype False Entrance Well chromosome 17, APGP_CSIRO_Hbin_v1, whole genome shotgun sequence genomic DNA:
gatatcttcatctacctcaccgggtgtctgttgtgggggaggaagggaaaggagattgtgagccgctctgagactcttcggagtggagggcgggatataaatccaatatcttcatctacctcacagggggtctattgtgggggaggaaagtaaaggagattgtgagccgctctgagactcttcggagtggagggcgggatataaatccaatatcttcatctacctcacagggggtctgttgtggggggggggaagggaaaggagattgtgagcctctctgagactcttcggagcggatggcaggatataagtccaatatcttcatctacctcacggggtgtctgttgtgggggggaagggaaaggagattgtgagccgctctgagactcttcggagtggagggcgggatacaaatccaatatcttcatctacctcacagggtgtctgttgtggggggggaaggtaaaggagattgtgagccgctctgagactcttcggagtggagggcgggatataaatccgatatcttcatctacctcaccgagtgtctgttgtgggggaggaagggaaaggagattgtgagccgctctgagactcttcggagtggagggcgggatataaatccaatatcttcatctacctcacagggggtctgttgtgggggaggaagggaaaggagattgtgagccgctctgagactcttcggagtggagggcaggatataaatccaatatcttcatctacctcacagggtgtctgttgtgggggggaagggaaaggagattgtgagccgctctgagactcttcggagtgaagggcgggatataaatccaaaatcttcatctacctcaccgggtgtctgttgtgggggaggaagggaaaggagattgtgagccgctctgagactcttcagagtggagggcgggatataaatccaatatcttcatctacctcacagggtgtctgttgtgggggaggaagggaaaggagattgtgagccgctctgagactcttcggagtggagggcgggatataaatccaatatcttcatctacctcacagggtgtctgttgtgggggggaaggtaaaggagattgtgagccgctctgagactcttcggagtggagggcgggatataaatccaaaatcttcatctacctcacagggtgtctgttgtgggggaggaagggaaaggagattgtgagccactctgagactcttcggagtggagggcgggatataaatccaatatcttcttctacaccacactggctttcttgtCAGTGAGCCGGCGTGGGCAAATTCCACTCACATCATTGCCTCTACTTCTTACGCATGGAGACAAACTGTGACAATTCACCCATCGTGCAGAAAGCAGCGCTGGAGCAGGGCCCAAACCCTTCTCCCTGGGCCCGGCTCCCTCAACCATTCAGAATCAAGCCAGTGTCTCCCTGAAGAACCCCTCCCTTAGGGTGGCCGGTTCCTGGGCCTGGCGTGACTGAATGCCGGGAACCGGCTTTGATGGAGACAGAGAGATCCTGGCGATGAACTTTGTTATTGCGACAAGCGGaggacaaagagagctgtgtatTCCGCCATCTCCCCCAATGCAAGGGCGGCTTTATTCTTTCGCGGTTGCCCATGAAAGGAGGACGGACGGAggcggggaaggggggagggagaagggttgCAGAGAGATGattgttcctttttaaaaactgaagccTTGGTCCCTCCGGAGAAATCAGACACTCGATCTAAACCAGATTAATAGCTCTCATCTGTCAGTCCGCCACCCTGGGGAGATGGGTGGTTATTTCAAACAGTGTTTTAGCAATATGTTGAGGGGTGGCCTTTATTTCTGCTCCCCCTTTTGTTCGGCCTCCCTGCTGCGGGTTGAAGCCCAGGGTATCGGGGAGGGAAAGAAGCCAGTGGCTGACCTCTCCTCGGTTCTACCCTTCTGGGCTAGGGAACTGACAACCCGCCGGTGTGATTTCTTCTCTCTCACCCGAGCTTTGCGcggagacattttgaatctgacaaagtgTAACTCCTAATGGAAGACTTGTTGATCTCTGGGGTTCCAACTGCAACTATCTAtatacaacaattgtaaaagctggagagggtCTAAATATAAAtgtgaaggaaatactgggtgtCCCAtgattgaattcaaggctttacctagtgtactgcagcctgaagaaggcgaacgAAACGGATAGCTACCTAGGCCATCCATTGcggctgctgttgctgtaacatcaaccctctattgtTAATTTTGCcagtgttgttaaaatctggcatctagcgTGTAGTGGttttttttgtcaataatattgataataaattgtttgtttcaaaatatagagaagaagatgatgatgatattggatttatatcccgccctccactccgaagagtctcagaacagctacaatctccgttcccttcctcccccacaacagacaccctgtgaggtagatgaagatattggatttatatcctgccctccactccgaagagtctcagagcggctcacaatctcctttatcttcctcccccacaacagaccccctgtgaggtgggtggggctggagagggctctcccagcagctgccctttcaaggacaacctctgccagagcgatggctgacccaaggccatgctagcaggtgcaagtgggggcgtggggaatcaaacccggttctcccagataagagtccgcccacttaaccactacaccaaactggctctccagtttgagtagcaagccaagactactctatattttgaaacaagtctggtgtagtggttaagccagtttggtgtagtggttaagtgtgcggactcttatctgggggaaccgggtttgattccccactcctccacttgcacctgctcgaatggccttgggtcagccatagctctcctaggagttgtccttgaaagagcagctgctgtgagagccctctcagccccacccacctcacagggtgtctgttgcagggggagaagatgcaggagattggaagccgctctgagtctctgattcagagagaacgggggagtataaatctgcagtcttcttcttgtatcaacaattgttacttttatattgATTTTGCCTTTTGTTACAATACTCTCACACGTACTGGGGGGGAACCAATTCATGTCCTGCATCACATAAGACAAACGCTGCGAGCATGAAGGTTTGTCGTCTTCAGGAACGGATATTCTTGCAGCTTAGAttttttttggagcaagaatTGAGCTTCTCTGGAAACATTTGTAGTTACGCTTCTCTGAAAGCGTCATGCCTTTGTTCAAGGCGCCTCGCGGATTCCTTTCCGCAGGAACCTTTCTTCTCTTTCGGCCGCGGAGATCAGTAATCCCCAACCTCCACGGAGTCTGCTAGAGAACTGCAGCGCAGCGACATCAAGGGTCCAAAGGCCAGCGAGCTTACAGAGGAGGCTGCCTGCTGTGTCTCTGCACGAGTCCCTTCTCAGGCCTTGTATTCTTCCACTCAGCCTCCACGTGGGTCGTTCTCTCTCCTACCGCAGAGAGGCAGTGGAGCCGATTACGTTGATTTCCATAATTTAAGGCTTAAAAGGAGACTTGCCCGTTGCGTCCCTGCCCGAACAGCACAGTCCCTCTTCCTCCCAGTCAGAAGGTAAGCCCCCAGATCAGTGACTCATGCTGAGGCAGGAAGGAGGCACCTTCAGGGCCAggtaattatttatttttatttatttatttatttatttatattatttatattaagatttataccccgcccttctcacccaggtgtctcagggcggcttacaacacaataattaaaacaatttcagtttaaacaattaaaataccattaaaccataatttagtaaaaacaagatagagtaaaaaccggcggcccatagatacattttttcatccaggatattttgcattgtcagttaatatcataggcctgccggaagaggactgtcttacaggccctgcggaattgccctagatcttGGATCGTGAACGACCTCAAGCACCACTCTGGACCTTTCATTTTAATTCAAGAAAAGAACACTTTGACTCTCTGAAGCTTGGGATGTTGGCATAAGGGAAActgtttatggcaggggtggccaacggtagctctccagatgttttttgcctacagctcccatcagccccagccattggccatgctggctggggctgatgggagttgtaggcaaaaaacatctagagagctgccgctggccacccctggtttatgggCTGTAGAACAACGTtttaatccagtggcaccttaagaccagTAAGATCAGAGTAGTCTAGAGTTGAAACCAGcttcctaggaaggtggtgaactccccttcagtggcagtcttcaaaacacagctggatggttatttgtcggagatgttttaggctgatcctgcacggagcagggggtgggactagatcaggggttcccaaacttgtttaacataagagccacttaAAATAAACGTCAAGTGTtttagagccgcaagacatgaatgccagatgtttgagagaaggaaggaatgaaggaaagaagaagaagaagacttcagacttatacctcacccttctctctgaatcagagacccagagcggcttacaatctcccataccttctccccccacaacagacaccctgtgaggtaggtggggctgagagggctctcacagcagctgccctttcaaggacaactcctgcgagagctatggctaacccaaggccattccagcagtcgcaggtggaggagtagggaatcaaacccagttctcccagatacgtgtccgcacacttcactacaccaaactgagtggtgctgagagatctctcacagcagctgccctttcaaggacaactcctgtgaaagctatggctaacccaaggccattccagcagctgcaagtggaggagtggggaatcaaacccagttctcccagataagaggctgccctttcaaggacaaccgctgccagagctatggctgacccaaggccattccggcagctggaagtggaggagtggggaatcaagccctgttctcccagataagagtccgcacacttcaccactacaccaaactggctctccaacaaacTAGATGGGAgtgagggaggaaaggtggaaagaaagcaactttaacttggaatgcattctccaagctgccggctagcttggcttggagaagtgatttaaagagacaaatgccttctccaagcaggccaacagggcgggggggggggggcttcaggagccacacaatatgtgtgaaagagccgcaaatgagtttggccacccctggactagatggtctgtatggccccttccaactctatgattctattctacgattctaaaacttcattggtcttaaaggtgcttaaaGATTCAGACTGTGTCCCACTGCTTAAGACCAATGCAGCCACCCTCCTGGATCGACGTTTATGGGCTGGTGGGAGAACGGCCATTCCCCTTCATCCGGGGTTGGACTTCCAACAGTACCGCTGCCTTCCAAGCGTTGTGGTTTAGATCAGGGTTCACCAGCTTGGTGCCCACGAATGCCCGTGGAGCCCACCGACACCTCTCtgggtgcccaccaagtgttctcCCCAAGTGGAGCGAGATGGGACTCCGGTCCAGTCGGCGCTTAGAAATCTCACTTGCTGCGCAGATTAAAATAACcgcagtgttggttttattctctcagtCCTTcccaacatatttttaaaagtttgtcctCTTGGTCCAGGGCACTTGGGGttttctctgtgtgtatgtgcattTGTTTGTGCGTGTGTGGTTGACTCCAcccctgtggtggccattttatgactctgtccccccccccttggcagaattccaaatgtgcccacggggtccaaaaggttgggaacctttaatttagatcaggggtgtcaaactcatttgttaagagggccggatccaacataaaggagaccatgtcaggccgggccatgtatgtacctatataagattaggtagcagggatataaacttaaaaaagaacagacaaaaacaattatttttttattaaaaaccctttaaacttgcttaaaatagcacttattggtcttaaaggtgctttctttgtatctttcccatgcgatccagggaactggaagctctggctgtttccttccctccccaggggaccgtAAGGGGGAGGAGGTTCAACCAATAgaaggaggcttggctcagtagctctgctgtgtgattgagagaacctggcaaagcaagctctcctcccccccccacacactcctcaagaaaagagaggcttggctctgtagctcctgtgtgacttgagcaagcctggcgaagcaagctgtgatgcagaaggaagcaagaggggtgGAGAACGAAACAGAcagcagccagctgctcaggggcctgaaaggagccctcttGGGGCCTcgtttggcccctgggccacatgtttgacacccctgaaaatTGTAGCTTGTTCTCCAGCTATATACTGCAGCTAAGAGCCCCGTAGctgttttcatttttaatgatGTCTTCTCCGTGGCTCCCCAGGTGGACTAGATGTGGATAGATGAGTCCAACACAGGAGGACCTCTCATGGTCCGGAGACCGTCTCCACGTGACCTCCTTCTGGCCCCTGCAAGATGCGCGTCACTTTCTGCCAGGTCGTGCTGGCTGTCGCCATCACCTTCAACCTGCTGGTCCTCTACTACATCTCCCGGCTGCAGCAGCACGTCCTCCACCGCCACAGAGACCACGCCCAGCCCAACCCCCGTCCGCAGACCAGTCCCCTGAGGCCCGGCGTGACTGTCCTCATCAGGGAGTTCGAAGATTTCGAAAACTACGTTCCCGACGTGGCCCGGTCCTTCTTGAGGCAGGATCCAGAGCTGCCTGTCATCGTGGCGGCAGATCGCCTCCCGTACCCGCCCATGGTTCTCCCAAACGGTCCCAACGTCCGAGTGGCCCTCCTCAAGCCGTCCCCTGACCAGCCCGCCCACGTGTTCAGGCTCGAGACCTACGTGAGAACGGAACACGTAGCCCTGGTGCCCGACGGGGCGAAGGCAGATGCAACGTCCCAGCTGGAGCGGATGCTGGAAGAGTTCAAGGCCAGTCAGAGCACGGTGGAGATGGTCGCGGCTCCCGTACGCTCAACGACTCCCCTCCAGTGCCTGAACCTCCGGGTCAGCCTTAAGGAATGGACAGCCGAATACATGGCGGCCCCTCCTTCCGCCAAGCTGTGCACGGCCTTGAAGGGAGAGGCTGTCCTTCTCCTCCGCACCAAGGACTTCTTCAACCTCTCCGTGCCCCTGGCCAAGCCCCTGACGACCTCCCTCTTCATCCAGACCTCCCTGCGGGGTTGGGCGGTCCGCATCCTCGACGTCTCCTTCTCGGCGCTTCACCACCCTTTGCTCACCTCCTCCCACAATCAGTGGAAGGCCGACAACCTCGCCAGATCCAACCGGCTGCAGCTCTTCCGGGATTTTGGGATCAAACGCGTCGTCCTGCCGGACGGGAAGGAGCAGTGGTTCGGGTGCAGCAAGGAGACCCCGCGGTGCTTCGGCACCATCCACGACGACACCCCGGAATACCTCTACCAAAACCGCTGGACTCCGCCCTGCTGCCTCAAAGCGTTGAGAGAAACGGCCAAATACGTCATCAACATCCTGGAGACGTCCGGGGTGCGGTACTGGCTGGAAGGCGGGACTCTCCTCGGGGCAGCTCGTTATCACGACCTTATCCCGTGGGACTACGACGTCGACCTAGGCATCTACCTGGAGGACATCCCCAACTGCGAGCTTCTTCGGAACGCCGAGTCGGGCTCCATCGTCGACGAGAAGGGCTTCGTCTGGGAGAAAGCAATCGAGGGGGACTTCTACCGCGTGCAGTACAGCGAGCACAATCACTTGCACGTCGACCTCTGGCCTTTCTATCCCAAGAACGGCATGATGACCAAGGACACTTGGATGGACCACCGGCAGGACATTGAGTTCCCCGAACACTTCCTGAAGCCCCTGGTCCCCATTCGGTTTGCCGGATTCCTGGCTCTCGCACCCAATGATTACCGGGCCTTCCTGGAGCTGAAGTTTGGAGAAGGAGCCGTCGAAAACCCGGAATATCCCAACCCGGCGCGGAAGAGAATGGAGAAGGAAAACTGAACAGGTGCTTTTGACGGAAACGGGCCTTGAAGGGAGAGACTCTTGCGTATCTCAGAGCTAAGGTTTTCCCTTTTCctgaactttgtgtgtgtgtgtgtgtgaagtgccatcaaatcacggCTGTCTTATGGCAACCtactagggttttcaaggcaagaggcatttaaaggtggtttgccattgccttgcctcCGCATCATTACcgtggactttcttggtggtctcccatccaagtactaatgaggactgaccctgcttagagagagccagtttggtgtagtggtgaagtgtgtgggcttttatctgggagaaccgggtttgattccccactcctccacttgcacctgctggaatggccttaggtcagccagagctctcttatctgggagaaccgggtttgattccccactcctccacttgctcctgctgggatggccttgagtcagccagagctctcttatctgggagaaccgggtttgattccccgctcctccacttgcacctgctggaatggccttggatcagccatagtggttaagtgtgtgggctcttatctgggagaaccaggtttgattccccgctcctccacttgcaccggctgtaatggccttgggttagccatagccctcacagaggtcatccttgaaagggaagcttcggggagagctctctcagccccacccacctcacagggtgtctgttgcaggggaagaagataaaggagattata
This region includes:
- the FKRP gene encoding ribitol 5-phosphate transferase FKRP; translation: MRVTFCQVVLAVAITFNLLVLYYISRLQQHVLHRHRDHAQPNPRPQTSPLRPGVTVLIREFEDFENYVPDVARSFLRQDPELPVIVAADRLPYPPMVLPNGPNVRVALLKPSPDQPAHVFRLETYVRTEHVALVPDGAKADATSQLERMLEEFKASQSTVEMVAAPVRSTTPLQCLNLRVSLKEWTAEYMAAPPSAKLCTALKGEAVLLLRTKDFFNLSVPLAKPLTTSLFIQTSLRGWAVRILDVSFSALHHPLLTSSHNQWKADNLARSNRLQLFRDFGIKRVVLPDGKEQWFGCSKETPRCFGTIHDDTPEYLYQNRWTPPCCLKALRETAKYVINILETSGVRYWLEGGTLLGAARYHDLIPWDYDVDLGIYLEDIPNCELLRNAESGSIVDEKGFVWEKAIEGDFYRVQYSEHNHLHVDLWPFYPKNGMMTKDTWMDHRQDIEFPEHFLKPLVPIRFAGFLALAPNDYRAFLELKFGEGAVENPEYPNPARKRMEKEN